The Enterobacteriaceae endosymbiont of Plateumaris sericea sequence TAAATAATTTATATATATTATTTTATTAATAAATTAATAAAATATTAAAAATATTTTTTAGTTATAATTATATAATATTTAAAAAATTTATTTTTTTTATATTATATATAAAATTATAGTAATATATTCATTGCAATATTTATAAATATTGTTTTATAATATTTATAAATTATTAAAAAAAATTTTTATTTATAAAAATAAACATACGGCGCATTGGCAGAATGGTTATGCAGAGGATTGCAAATCCTTTTATTTCGGTTCAATTCCGGAATGCGCCTTTTTTAAAATTAAAATAATATTTTTTTAAAAAGCCCAGATGGTGGAATTGGTAGACACAAGGGACTTAAAATCCCTCGGCATATATATTGTTGTGCGGGTTCAAGTCCCGCTCTGGGTACCAAAATAATTATTTTACAATATATTAAAAATAATTAATAATTTTAAATAGATTGTTTTATATTATTTAATAAATTATTAAAATAAGTAAATAATTGTGGGTGATTTCTTAATATATCTTGATAATATATATAATTACAATAATTTAATAAATATAAAAATATTAAGATTATTATAACACCTCTAAATATACCAAAAAATAGACCTAAAATTTTATTTATTTTATCTAAAATAGATCTATGTATTTTTTTATTTAAATAATAATTAATTAAATATCCAATAATTAATATTATTATAAATAAAATAAACATAGAAATACTATTTTTTAATAATAAGCTATCAATTCCGTATATTTTTTTAGATAAAAAATAATAATATTTTTTAGATAAATAATATGCGAAAAACCAAGTAAATATTGATAATGTTTCTTTTAAAAAACCTCTAAACCAACTTATTAAAGTTGAAATAATAATAATTATTATAAGAAGATAATCAATCCAATACATATTATTCTATGTAAACCTCAATGTTAAATTATAAAAATTTTATCTTAAATGTTTACAAA is a genomic window containing:
- a CDS encoding CvpA family protein encodes the protein MYWIDYLLIIIIIISTLISWFRGFLKETLSIFTWFFAYYLSKKYYYFLSKKIYGIDSLLLKNSISMFILFIIILIIGYLINYYLNKKIHRSILDKINKILGLFFGIFRGVIIILIFLYLLNYCNYIYYQDILRNHPQLFTYFNNLLNNIKQSI